Below is a window of Acidobacteriota bacterium DNA.
GGGCGCTACTACGACCTGGAGATCGCCGAGTTTCCCGTCCACAACACGCCCCTCGCCGGCCGCGCCATCCGCGACACCAAGCTGCGCCAGGCGCTGGGGATCAACATCGTGGGGGTCTGGGAGCGCGGCCGGCTACTCCCCGCCGACCCGGACCACGTGCTCACCAACGCCAGCGTTCCGGTGGTCATCGGTACGCCGGAGCAGATCCAGGAGCTCGACGCGCTGTTGGTGATTTACGACGTCAACTTCAACCCGGTGTTGGTCATCGGCGGTGGCAAGGTGGGCACCGCCGCCGCCCAGGCACTGCGGGCGCGAGGAGTAGCGGTGCACCTGGTGGAGCGCAACGAGGCCGTCTGCGAACGGCTGGAGGGAGTGGCCAACCGACTCTTCGAGGGGGACGCGGCGGACCGCAAGGTGCTGATGGCAGCCGGCCTCGCTGAAGCGCCGTCGGTACTGCTGACCACCAACGACGACGCCACCAACATCTATCTGGCGGTCTATTGCCGGCGCCTCAACCCGGAGCTGCGCATCGTCAGCCGCATCACCCACGAGCGCAACGTCGAAGCCATCCACCGCGCCGGTGCCGACTTCGTCCTGAGCTACGCCTTCCTGGGGGTGGAATCGGTGTTCTCCACCCTCCGTGGCCGGGACGTCATTCTTCTCGGCGAGGGATTGGAGTTCTTCGCCCTGGAGATCCCCGGCGATCTAGTGGGCAAATCCCTCGCCGAGGCCGGCGTGCGCGCCCGCACCGGCCTCAACGTGGTGGCACTGCAAACCGAGGGCGGCACCCAACCCGGACCGCCCCCGGACCAGCCCCTCCCCGCCGACGGACGCCTCCTGGCGGTGGGCACCGGCGAGCAGCGGGAGCGCTTCGCGGCGGCCTTCGAGGCTTGATGACTTCCTCGCCGAGCCCGAAGGCGCTGCTTCGACATCCCGAGCCAAGAGAATCACAGCTCGCGCAGCCGCCGGAGCAAGAAGCGCCGCTCCGGCTCCTGGGGCGTAAGCTCGAGAGCCTTCTGATAGGAGGCCCTGGCCTCCTC
It encodes the following:
- a CDS encoding NAD-binding protein, with the translated sequence MKFLTPQLTYLLTQRETRRNLQALLRYLIFLTVVVVAYSVLFHVLMEWEGQDHSWMTGFYWTLTVMSTLGFGDITFTSDAGRAFSMLVLMSGIILLLIVLPFAFIRFFYAPWLEAQIRLRAPRRVSPGTSGHLIIASWDPVARGLARKLAPLDVPYFVLEPDSHRAAELHSDGISVIAGEVDSVSTYEAVRAETALGVLANLSDADNTSVTLTLREHAPETPLIAVAEDDDSIDILELAGASYVLPLKRRLGEHLAGRVNAGHAQAHRVGRYYDLEIAEFPVHNTPLAGRAIRDTKLRQALGINIVGVWERGRLLPADPDHVLTNASVPVVIGTPEQIQELDALLVIYDVNFNPVLVIGGGKVGTAAAQALRARGVAVHLVERNEAVCERLEGVANRLFEGDAADRKVLMAAGLAEAPSVLLTTNDDATNIYLAVYCRRLNPELRIVSRITHERNVEAIHRAGADFVLSYAFLGVESVFSTLRGRDVILLGEGLEFFALEIPGDLVGKSLAEAGVRARTGLNVVALQTEGGTQPGPPPDQPLPADGRLLAVGTGEQRERFAAAFEA